The Bombus terrestris chromosome 9, iyBomTerr1.2, whole genome shotgun sequence genome contains a region encoding:
- the LOC100649180 gene encoding intraflagellar transport protein 74 homolog isoform X1: MQRPQTSIPLQSKYDRFYRGVKNESGEFYVTSGTTRPGTPGQNVLARPPSSLALLNHVPTPTSRLSTISSTSSGAFNSAFPLPGQMNINVTERPITQHGVAGLRPGTARGLSMTRQIQDKRYYIGLMQLKIRELSQEIAVIFKDIEDQTKERATYIHYDKRAKDLAMELTTLQGQLADYNIIVDKMTSDVGKEIIEQETEELATKNEQNLLKIEDMFEERKELEQKLTKIEKQLEDEKKRTERLIESMDFNMKEKYDELSKEKAKLQEKTNALQQELDELYKEQAYLEEEITLSPLKQEAVKLHLKIIEMEEKRDKLKEEEKHRISPEEERGKLLQKIKQDNLDIAAAEAQLTEKKKQVQETEQKLEQLETDMEDTQTEKQAKFKELRKREEVIEQFMSSFEQNKDDEKRKMDRLENTIVEYLENISNMLNIDIDFIGNDEMAILNNLPPFNDYEYSKSDQSFEKLTKENLKLQQIYSEMEMLEQKIQAEFVDLNERMGNKDNKSIIPEDLESLKAKLTLKQGQLIAECEQLKHQQLECEEEIKTIQFEYDEIKERLESNDIYTQISVLENTMDKLLEEHKKIQDFIVKEEKRGNYDPIRKDAFNSINIYNSMLKENLKTIY; encoded by the exons ATGCAAAGACCACAGACAAGTATTCCTTTACAAAGCAAATATGATAGATTTTACAGAGGTGTAAAGAATGAATCTGGAGAGTTTTATGTCACCTCTGGTACTACTCGACCAGGCACACCTGGACAAAATGTACTGGCAAGACCACCATCATCATTGGCTTTACTTAACCATGTACCAACACCTACTTCACGGTTGAGTACAATCAGTTCAACTAGTTCGGGAGCATTTAACTCAGCATTTCCTTTGCCTGGTCAGATGAATATAAACGTTACGGAGAGGCCTATCACTCAACATGGAGTAGCAGGTCTGAGACCTGGAACAGCTAGAGGATTGTCAATGACcag ACAAATTCAAGATAAAAGATATTACATTGGACTCATGCAACTGAAAATCAGAGAATTAAGTCAAGAAATTGCTGTTATTTTCAAAGATATTGAAGATCAAACTAAGGAAAGAGCCACTTATATACATTATGACAAGAGAGCCAAAGATTTAGCTATGGAATTAACAACTTTGCAAGGACAGCTGGCTGACTACAATATCATTGTGGATAAAATGACATCTGATGTTGGGAAAGAAATCATTGAACAAGAGACTGAAGAACTTGCCACAAagaatgaacaaaatttattgaaaatcgaAGATATgtttgaagaaagaaaagaattagaGCAGAAGTTAACTAAAATAGAAAAACAGTTAGAGGATGAAAAAAAGAGGACTGAAAGGCTTATAGAGAGCATGGATtttaatatgaaagaaaaatatgatgaattatcaaaagaaaaagcaaaactGCAAGAGAAAACAAATGCATTGCAACAAGAATTGGATGAATTATATAAAGAACAAGCTTATTTGGAAGAAGAAATAACATTATCTCCATTGAAACAGGAAGCAGTTAAAttacatttgaaaattatagaaatggaagaaaaaagggacaagttgaaagaagaagagaagcatAGAATTTCACCAGAAGAGGAAAGAGGAAAACTATTGCAAAAAATTAAGCAAGACAATCTGGATATTGCAGCTGCTGAAGCTCAGTTGACTGAGAAAAAGAAACAGGTACAAGAAACTGAACAAAAACTCGAGCAATTGGAAACAGACATGGAAGATACTCAAACTGAGAAGCAAGCAAAATTTAAAGAACTTCGTAAACGAGAAGAAGTTATAGAGCAATTTATGAGTTCTTTTGAGCAGAATAAAGAtgatgagaaaagaaaaatggatagattagaaaatacaatagtagaatatttggaaaatatttcaaatatgttAAACATTGATATTGATTTTATAGGAAATGATGAAATGGCCATTCTGAATAATTTACCACCCTTCAATGACTATGAATATAGTAAGAGTGATCaaagttttgaaaaattaactaaagaaaatttaaaGTTACAGCAAATTTATAGCGAAATGGAAATGTTAGAGCAGAAAATTCAAGCAGAATTTGTTGATCTTAATGAAAGAATGGGTAACAaagataataaatcaataattcCGGAAGACCTAGAGAGTTTAAAAGCTAAATTGACATTGAAACAAGGGCAGTTAATAGCAGAATGTGAACAATTGAAACATCAGCAATTAGAATGTGAAGAAGAAATCAAAACAATTCAATTTGAGTATGATGAAATAAAGGAACGTTTAGaaagtaacgatatatacacTCAGATTAGTGTATTAGAGAATACTATGGACAAGTTGCTGGAAGAACATAAGAAGATTCAAGATTTTATTGTCAAAGAGGAGAAACGTGGTAATTATGATCCAATAAGAAAAGACGcttttaattcaataaatatttataattctatgttgaaagaaaatctaaaaactatttattaa
- the LOC100649180 gene encoding intraflagellar transport protein 74 homolog isoform X3 translates to MSVIFYRGVKNESGEFYVTSGTTRPGTPGQNVLARPPSSLALLNHVPTPTSRLSTISSTSSGAFNSAFPLPGQMNINVTERPITQHGVAGLRPGTARGLSMTRQIQDKRYYIGLMQLKIRELSQEIAVIFKDIEDQTKERATYIHYDKRAKDLAMELTTLQGQLADYNIIVDKMTSDVGKEIIEQETEELATKNEQNLLKIEDMFEERKELEQKLTKIEKQLEDEKKRTERLIESMDFNMKEKYDELSKEKAKLQEKTNALQQELDELYKEQAYLEEEITLSPLKQEAVKLHLKIIEMEEKRDKLKEEEKHRISPEEERGKLLQKIKQDNLDIAAAEAQLTEKKKQVQETEQKLEQLETDMEDTQTEKQAKFKELRKREEVIEQFMSSFEQNKDDEKRKMDRLENTIVEYLENISNMLNIDIDFIGNDEMAILNNLPPFNDYEYSKSDQSFEKLTKENLKLQQIYSEMEMLEQKIQAEFVDLNERMGNKDNKSIIPEDLESLKAKLTLKQGQLIAECEQLKHQQLECEEEIKTIQFEYDEIKERLESNDIYTQISVLENTMDKLLEEHKKIQDFIVKEEKRGNYDPIRKDAFNSINIYNSMLKENLKTIY, encoded by the exons ATGTCAGTTAT ATTTTACAGAGGTGTAAAGAATGAATCTGGAGAGTTTTATGTCACCTCTGGTACTACTCGACCAGGCACACCTGGACAAAATGTACTGGCAAGACCACCATCATCATTGGCTTTACTTAACCATGTACCAACACCTACTTCACGGTTGAGTACAATCAGTTCAACTAGTTCGGGAGCATTTAACTCAGCATTTCCTTTGCCTGGTCAGATGAATATAAACGTTACGGAGAGGCCTATCACTCAACATGGAGTAGCAGGTCTGAGACCTGGAACAGCTAGAGGATTGTCAATGACcag ACAAATTCAAGATAAAAGATATTACATTGGACTCATGCAACTGAAAATCAGAGAATTAAGTCAAGAAATTGCTGTTATTTTCAAAGATATTGAAGATCAAACTAAGGAAAGAGCCACTTATATACATTATGACAAGAGAGCCAAAGATTTAGCTATGGAATTAACAACTTTGCAAGGACAGCTGGCTGACTACAATATCATTGTGGATAAAATGACATCTGATGTTGGGAAAGAAATCATTGAACAAGAGACTGAAGAACTTGCCACAAagaatgaacaaaatttattgaaaatcgaAGATATgtttgaagaaagaaaagaattagaGCAGAAGTTAACTAAAATAGAAAAACAGTTAGAGGATGAAAAAAAGAGGACTGAAAGGCTTATAGAGAGCATGGATtttaatatgaaagaaaaatatgatgaattatcaaaagaaaaagcaaaactGCAAGAGAAAACAAATGCATTGCAACAAGAATTGGATGAATTATATAAAGAACAAGCTTATTTGGAAGAAGAAATAACATTATCTCCATTGAAACAGGAAGCAGTTAAAttacatttgaaaattatagaaatggaagaaaaaagggacaagttgaaagaagaagagaagcatAGAATTTCACCAGAAGAGGAAAGAGGAAAACTATTGCAAAAAATTAAGCAAGACAATCTGGATATTGCAGCTGCTGAAGCTCAGTTGACTGAGAAAAAGAAACAGGTACAAGAAACTGAACAAAAACTCGAGCAATTGGAAACAGACATGGAAGATACTCAAACTGAGAAGCAAGCAAAATTTAAAGAACTTCGTAAACGAGAAGAAGTTATAGAGCAATTTATGAGTTCTTTTGAGCAGAATAAAGAtgatgagaaaagaaaaatggatagattagaaaatacaatagtagaatatttggaaaatatttcaaatatgttAAACATTGATATTGATTTTATAGGAAATGATGAAATGGCCATTCTGAATAATTTACCACCCTTCAATGACTATGAATATAGTAAGAGTGATCaaagttttgaaaaattaactaaagaaaatttaaaGTTACAGCAAATTTATAGCGAAATGGAAATGTTAGAGCAGAAAATTCAAGCAGAATTTGTTGATCTTAATGAAAGAATGGGTAACAaagataataaatcaataattcCGGAAGACCTAGAGAGTTTAAAAGCTAAATTGACATTGAAACAAGGGCAGTTAATAGCAGAATGTGAACAATTGAAACATCAGCAATTAGAATGTGAAGAAGAAATCAAAACAATTCAATTTGAGTATGATGAAATAAAGGAACGTTTAGaaagtaacgatatatacacTCAGATTAGTGTATTAGAGAATACTATGGACAAGTTGCTGGAAGAACATAAGAAGATTCAAGATTTTATTGTCAAAGAGGAGAAACGTGGTAATTATGATCCAATAAGAAAAGACGcttttaattcaataaatatttataattctatgttgaaagaaaatctaaaaactatttattaa
- the LOC100649180 gene encoding intraflagellar transport protein 74 homolog isoform X2, whose protein sequence is MQRPQTSIPLQSKYDRFYRGVKNESGEFYVTSGTTRPGTPGQNVLARPPSSLALLNHVPTPTSRLSTISSTSSGAFNSAFPLPGQMNINVTERPITQHGVAGLRPGTARGLSMTRQIQDKRYYIGLMQLKIRELSQEIAVIFKDIEDQTKERATYIHYDKRAKDLAMELTTLQGQLADYNIIVDKMTSDVGKEIIEQETEELATKNEQNLLKIEDMFEERKELEQKLTKIEKQLEDEKKRTERLIESMDFNMKEKYDELSKEKAKLQEKTNALQQELDELYKEQAYLEEEITLSPLKQEAVKLHLKIIEMEEKRDKLKEEEKHRISPEEERGKLLQKIKQDNLDIAAAEAQLTEKKKQVQETEQKLEQLETDMEDTQTEKQAKFKELRKREEVIEQFMSSFEQNKDDEKRKMDRLENTIVEYLENISNMLNIDIDFIGNDEMAILNNLPPFNDYEYSKSDQSFEKLTKENLKLQQIYSEMEMLEQKIQAEFVDLNERMGNKDNKSIIPEDLESLKAKLTLKQGQLIAECEQLKHQQLECEEEIKTIQFEYDEIKERLESNDIYTQISVLENTMDKLLEEHKKIQDFIVKEEKRDSGYHFNPLWLFLLNIKIFQIMRIIV, encoded by the exons ATGCAAAGACCACAGACAAGTATTCCTTTACAAAGCAAATATGATAGATTTTACAGAGGTGTAAAGAATGAATCTGGAGAGTTTTATGTCACCTCTGGTACTACTCGACCAGGCACACCTGGACAAAATGTACTGGCAAGACCACCATCATCATTGGCTTTACTTAACCATGTACCAACACCTACTTCACGGTTGAGTACAATCAGTTCAACTAGTTCGGGAGCATTTAACTCAGCATTTCCTTTGCCTGGTCAGATGAATATAAACGTTACGGAGAGGCCTATCACTCAACATGGAGTAGCAGGTCTGAGACCTGGAACAGCTAGAGGATTGTCAATGACcag ACAAATTCAAGATAAAAGATATTACATTGGACTCATGCAACTGAAAATCAGAGAATTAAGTCAAGAAATTGCTGTTATTTTCAAAGATATTGAAGATCAAACTAAGGAAAGAGCCACTTATATACATTATGACAAGAGAGCCAAAGATTTAGCTATGGAATTAACAACTTTGCAAGGACAGCTGGCTGACTACAATATCATTGTGGATAAAATGACATCTGATGTTGGGAAAGAAATCATTGAACAAGAGACTGAAGAACTTGCCACAAagaatgaacaaaatttattgaaaatcgaAGATATgtttgaagaaagaaaagaattagaGCAGAAGTTAACTAAAATAGAAAAACAGTTAGAGGATGAAAAAAAGAGGACTGAAAGGCTTATAGAGAGCATGGATtttaatatgaaagaaaaatatgatgaattatcaaaagaaaaagcaaaactGCAAGAGAAAACAAATGCATTGCAACAAGAATTGGATGAATTATATAAAGAACAAGCTTATTTGGAAGAAGAAATAACATTATCTCCATTGAAACAGGAAGCAGTTAAAttacatttgaaaattatagaaatggaagaaaaaagggacaagttgaaagaagaagagaagcatAGAATTTCACCAGAAGAGGAAAGAGGAAAACTATTGCAAAAAATTAAGCAAGACAATCTGGATATTGCAGCTGCTGAAGCTCAGTTGACTGAGAAAAAGAAACAGGTACAAGAAACTGAACAAAAACTCGAGCAATTGGAAACAGACATGGAAGATACTCAAACTGAGAAGCAAGCAAAATTTAAAGAACTTCGTAAACGAGAAGAAGTTATAGAGCAATTTATGAGTTCTTTTGAGCAGAATAAAGAtgatgagaaaagaaaaatggatagattagaaaatacaatagtagaatatttggaaaatatttcaaatatgttAAACATTGATATTGATTTTATAGGAAATGATGAAATGGCCATTCTGAATAATTTACCACCCTTCAATGACTATGAATATAGTAAGAGTGATCaaagttttgaaaaattaactaaagaaaatttaaaGTTACAGCAAATTTATAGCGAAATGGAAATGTTAGAGCAGAAAATTCAAGCAGAATTTGTTGATCTTAATGAAAGAATGGGTAACAaagataataaatcaataattcCGGAAGACCTAGAGAGTTTAAAAGCTAAATTGACATTGAAACAAGGGCAGTTAATAGCAGAATGTGAACAATTGAAACATCAGCAATTAGAATGTGAAGAAGAAATCAAAACAATTCAATTTGAGTATGATGAAATAAAGGAACGTTTAGaaagtaacgatatatacacTCAGATTAGTGTATTAGAGAATACTATGGACAAGTTGCTGGAAGAACATAAGAAGATTCAAGATTTTATTGTCAAAGAGGAGAAACGTG ATTCTGGCTATCATTTTAATCCTCTGTGGTTATTCcttctaaatataaaaattttccaaattatgcgaataattgtataa
- the LOC100649180 gene encoding intraflagellar transport protein 74 homolog isoform X4: MNINVTERPITQHGVAGLRPGTARGLSMTRQIQDKRYYIGLMQLKIRELSQEIAVIFKDIEDQTKERATYIHYDKRAKDLAMELTTLQGQLADYNIIVDKMTSDVGKEIIEQETEELATKNEQNLLKIEDMFEERKELEQKLTKIEKQLEDEKKRTERLIESMDFNMKEKYDELSKEKAKLQEKTNALQQELDELYKEQAYLEEEITLSPLKQEAVKLHLKIIEMEEKRDKLKEEEKHRISPEEERGKLLQKIKQDNLDIAAAEAQLTEKKKQVQETEQKLEQLETDMEDTQTEKQAKFKELRKREEVIEQFMSSFEQNKDDEKRKMDRLENTIVEYLENISNMLNIDIDFIGNDEMAILNNLPPFNDYEYSKSDQSFEKLTKENLKLQQIYSEMEMLEQKIQAEFVDLNERMGNKDNKSIIPEDLESLKAKLTLKQGQLIAECEQLKHQQLECEEEIKTIQFEYDEIKERLESNDIYTQISVLENTMDKLLEEHKKIQDFIVKEEKRGNYDPIRKDAFNSINIYNSMLKENLKTIY; the protein is encoded by the exons ATGAATATAAACGTTACGGAGAGGCCTATCACTCAACATGGAGTAGCAGGTCTGAGACCTGGAACAGCTAGAGGATTGTCAATGACcag ACAAATTCAAGATAAAAGATATTACATTGGACTCATGCAACTGAAAATCAGAGAATTAAGTCAAGAAATTGCTGTTATTTTCAAAGATATTGAAGATCAAACTAAGGAAAGAGCCACTTATATACATTATGACAAGAGAGCCAAAGATTTAGCTATGGAATTAACAACTTTGCAAGGACAGCTGGCTGACTACAATATCATTGTGGATAAAATGACATCTGATGTTGGGAAAGAAATCATTGAACAAGAGACTGAAGAACTTGCCACAAagaatgaacaaaatttattgaaaatcgaAGATATgtttgaagaaagaaaagaattagaGCAGAAGTTAACTAAAATAGAAAAACAGTTAGAGGATGAAAAAAAGAGGACTGAAAGGCTTATAGAGAGCATGGATtttaatatgaaagaaaaatatgatgaattatcaaaagaaaaagcaaaactGCAAGAGAAAACAAATGCATTGCAACAAGAATTGGATGAATTATATAAAGAACAAGCTTATTTGGAAGAAGAAATAACATTATCTCCATTGAAACAGGAAGCAGTTAAAttacatttgaaaattatagaaatggaagaaaaaagggacaagttgaaagaagaagagaagcatAGAATTTCACCAGAAGAGGAAAGAGGAAAACTATTGCAAAAAATTAAGCAAGACAATCTGGATATTGCAGCTGCTGAAGCTCAGTTGACTGAGAAAAAGAAACAGGTACAAGAAACTGAACAAAAACTCGAGCAATTGGAAACAGACATGGAAGATACTCAAACTGAGAAGCAAGCAAAATTTAAAGAACTTCGTAAACGAGAAGAAGTTATAGAGCAATTTATGAGTTCTTTTGAGCAGAATAAAGAtgatgagaaaagaaaaatggatagattagaaaatacaatagtagaatatttggaaaatatttcaaatatgttAAACATTGATATTGATTTTATAGGAAATGATGAAATGGCCATTCTGAATAATTTACCACCCTTCAATGACTATGAATATAGTAAGAGTGATCaaagttttgaaaaattaactaaagaaaatttaaaGTTACAGCAAATTTATAGCGAAATGGAAATGTTAGAGCAGAAAATTCAAGCAGAATTTGTTGATCTTAATGAAAGAATGGGTAACAaagataataaatcaataattcCGGAAGACCTAGAGAGTTTAAAAGCTAAATTGACATTGAAACAAGGGCAGTTAATAGCAGAATGTGAACAATTGAAACATCAGCAATTAGAATGTGAAGAAGAAATCAAAACAATTCAATTTGAGTATGATGAAATAAAGGAACGTTTAGaaagtaacgatatatacacTCAGATTAGTGTATTAGAGAATACTATGGACAAGTTGCTGGAAGAACATAAGAAGATTCAAGATTTTATTGTCAAAGAGGAGAAACGTGGTAATTATGATCCAATAAGAAAAGACGcttttaattcaataaatatttataattctatgttgaaagaaaatctaaaaactatttattaa